The following coding sequences lie in one Deinococcus reticulitermitis genomic window:
- a CDS encoding transposase, producing the protein MKIRQFTEDQIIKLLQEGKKGEKPVEDLCRDFGCSTASYYAWKKKYGDTNPDEARRLRQLEKENARLLRIVGQQRLEIDGMKDVIGKKR; encoded by the coding sequence ATGAAAATCCGTCAGTTCACCGAAGACCAGATCATCAAGCTGCTCCAGGAAGGCAAAAAGGGTGAAAAGCCTGTCGAAGACCTCTGCCGCGACTTCGGGTGCAGCACCGCGTCTTACTACGCCTGGAAGAAAAAGTACGGCGATACCAACCCTGACGAAGCCCGTAGGCTTCGTCAGCTCGAGAAGGAAAACGCTCGTCTCCTGCGGATCGTCGGTCAGCAGCGCCTGGAAATTGACGGGATGAAGGATGTCATTGG